From the Bacteroidia bacterium genome, the window AAAGACCGATTTTTACCTATTATCTTGAAAGCAATGCGTAAATACCCTGCTGCAGTTTTACGTAAAAACTTAAAATTCATCTATTTGGCAGGCTGTCTAAGCTTTTATGGAGTTAAATACGGAGGTACAAATAGCAATGACTGTTTGTATTTAGCCAATGAAGGTATTGAAAAAGGCTATACAGAGTTGTATTTAGAACAACTCTTTCATCATGAATTTTCAAGTATTTTGCTTCGTAATTACCCTAAGTATTTTCAAAAGGACGAATGGCTTAGTTACACTGAGTATGAGTTTAAGGAGGGAAGTTCAGGTGTGGAAGCTATTAAAAAAGGTGCTAATAAAACAGAATTTGATGAAGAACTTTGCCAAAAAGGAATTCTTTATCAATATGCTCTATCCAGTTTAGAAAATGATTTTAATGCGTATGCAGAGAACATTTTTTGCCCTAAAAAAGAATTTTGGAAAATTGCAGAGCAATACTTCAATGTTAAACAAAAAGTCTATCTGATAATAGATTTTTACAACAGCATAAGCAGTGAATTTAACATGGATTATTTTCTCAAATTCAAACCTGGTTATTTTGAATAAAATCTTGGATTATTGTGATTACAATACGGTTTTGATATTGTAGCTGTCTTTGTGTGGATGCGTACGCGAAATCATATCGCCAATAAAACCTGTCATAAAAAATTGAATACCCGAGATTAAGAGCAATATAGTAAGAAACAGTAGAGGCATTCTGTTTTTCAGGGGTTCATGGTAGAAGTACTTCATTATAGTGAGATATGCTCCTGAGATAGTGCCTAAAAAAATAAAAATTATACCTATTGTGCCAAAAAAGTGCATGGGCTTTTTCATGTACTTACTTGTAAAAGTGATAGAAAGTAAGTCTAACAAACCATTGATAAATCTGTTCCAGCCAAATTTTGACTTTCCATACAGGCGTGGTCTTAAATTAACTCGCTTTTCTGTAATCTTAGTAAATCCTGCCCATTTAGCAATTACGGGAATATATCTGTGCATCTCACCATAAACCTCAATATTTTTAACTACATCAATGTGATAAGCTTTTAAGCCACAATTAAAATCATGCAAGGGAATTCCTGACATCTGCCGGGTAGCCCAATTGAATAGCTTTGTTGGCACAGACTTACTAATAGGGTCATATTTAGCTCTATTTTTTTTCCAACCACTGACTAAATCATATCCAGAAAGAATCATACTCACTAATTCAGGAATTTCATGCGGGTCATCTTGTAGGTCGGCATCCATAGTAATGACAATGTCTGCTTGTACTTTTTGAAAACCTACATTGAGCGCTGCGCTTTTTCCATAGTTTCTCCTGAATTGAACTCCATGTATTTTAGGATTATTCGCGTGTAGTTGTTCTATCACTTGCCAAGAAGAATCTGTGCTGCCATCATCAATAAACCAAATTTCATAATCATAGTGATTTGCATTCATTACGGTTACAATCTCTTGGGCAAGTTGTGATAAAGAATCTTGTTCATTGAACAAAGGAATAACTACGCCTATCTTTAAAGGTTTGCTCACAGAGCAAAAATACTACATTTGTAACACAAAACAGAATGCGTTTTTTATCTAATATTCTTTTACGTAGTTTTGCAAGCCGATAATATGAAAGTACATACTACGCCCATACCTGGTGTGTGGATTATAGAGCCACAAATTTTTTCAGATGCTCGTGGATATTTTTTTGAGAGTTACCACAAAGAAAAGTTCAAGTCAATAGGCATAGAGATGGAGTTTGTTCAAGATAATGAATCGCTATCTCAAAAGAATACAGTGAGAGGCTTGCACTTTCAAGCACCACCGTATGCGCAAGGTAAATTAGTTCGCGTCGCACGGGGTAGAGTTTATGATGTTTGCGTAGATATTCGTAAAAGCTCTCCCACGTATGGAAAATATTTTGGAATAGAACTCTCGGCAGAAAACCACCTTATGCTCTGGATTCCCGAAGGATTTGCACATGGATTTTCAGTATTAGAAGACAACACTCTGTTTTTATACAAGTGTACGAATATATACAACAAAGCCGCTGAACGTGGAATTTTGTGGAACGACCCTACTTTGAACATAGATTGGAAGGTAGAGAACCCTATCATTTCTGAAAAAGATAAACATCTACCTACTTTTGACACATTTATCAGCCCTTTTGAATGAGCAGACAAGAACTTAAAAGCACGGTTATTTATACCTTCTTATCCTTTTTGCCGGCTACT encodes:
- a CDS encoding glycosyltransferase family 2 protein is translated as MSKPLKIGVVIPLFNEQDSLSQLAQEIVTVMNANHYDYEIWFIDDGSTDSSWQVIEQLHANNPKIHGVQFRRNYGKSAALNVGFQKVQADIVITMDADLQDDPHEIPELVSMILSGYDLVSGWKKNRAKYDPISKSVPTKLFNWATRQMSGIPLHDFNCGLKAYHIDVVKNIEVYGEMHRYIPVIAKWAGFTKITEKRVNLRPRLYGKSKFGWNRFINGLLDLLSITFTSKYMKKPMHFFGTIGIIFIFLGTISGAYLTIMKYFYHEPLKNRMPLLFLTILLLISGIQFFMTGFIGDMISRTHPHKDSYNIKTVL
- the rfbC gene encoding dTDP-4-dehydrorhamnose 3,5-epimerase, whose product is MKVHTTPIPGVWIIEPQIFSDARGYFFESYHKEKFKSIGIEMEFVQDNESLSQKNTVRGLHFQAPPYAQGKLVRVARGRVYDVCVDIRKSSPTYGKYFGIELSAENHLMLWIPEGFAHGFSVLEDNTLFLYKCTNIYNKAAERGILWNDPTLNIDWKVENPIISEKDKHLPTFDTFISPFE